AAGGTCGGGTTCTCCCAGTTATCTTCGACAAAGCGGATATCGTGGATAGTCGGGTCCAGACCCAGTTCTCTCAGCGAGCCTAAATACAGCTCCTGAATGTTGTCTGGTGAAGGCTTAATGATCACCTGGAACTGATAATAGTGTTGCAGGCGATTTGGGTTCTCACCGTAGCGACCATCGGTCGGGCGGCGTGAAGGTTGTACATATGCGGCAGCGATTGGCTCTGGGCCAAGTGCACGCAGGCAGGTCATTGGGTGGGAGGTACCCGCGCCGACTTCCATGTCCAGTGGTTGAACAATGGTGCAGCCTTGGCGCGCCCAATAGTCCTGTAACGTCAGGATCAGGCCCTGAAAGGTCTTGGTATCAAACTTTTGCATGTTGGATTCGCACGCGATACAAGTGGATTAAAATGGAATGGGCCAGTATACCCGTTGACCGTAAGATATACAGCCAGAATCCAGTAAGATGCAACAATCAAGATCGATTTGTCGATAAAATGAGCCTTTCACTGTATTCCAACTGGCTATTTTGCGCTGTGCCCGCAAAGGTAAAGAGTCCGTCGATAGGTTGCTAATCAGCTAATGAACAGCGATCATCCCCTGCTGAGACAGATAATAAAAAGGAAGATGAGTTATGAGTCTACAACGCTGCGGTTGGGTCACCTCTGATCCTCTCTATCTCGCTTATCACGACACTGAATGGGGTATCCCACGCACCGACAGTCAGGCGCTGTTCGAAATGCTCTGCCTCGAAGGGCAACAAGCCGGGCTTTCATGGATAACCGTGCTGAAAAAACGTGAACACTATCGCAAGTGCTTCTATAATTTTGATCCCGTGCGAGTGGCGAAAATGGGGCCGGACGATGTAGAAAAACGGGTGCTGGACAGCGGCATTATCCGCCATCGCGGTAAGATTCAAGCCATTATCACCAATGCACAAGCTTATCTGGCCATGGAAGCCAACGGTGAGGATTTTTCGCGCTTTATCTGGAGTTTTGTTGATGGTGAGCCAAAAATTAACCATTGGTGGTGTCTGGCAGAATCACCCGCAACCACACCCGTATCAGATGCAATGTCAAAGGCATTGAAAAAACGCGGTTTTAAATTTATCGGCTCCACTATTTGCTACGCCTTTATGCAAGCCAGCGGTTTAGTGAACGACCATCTGGCAAGCTGTTTTTGTCACCCGGATAACGCCGTAAAATGATTCGACCTTACCAACCAAGCGATCTCGATGACCTGATGCAACTGTGGCTGACCAGTACCATTGCTGCGCATCCTTTTGTGGCCGAACAATACTGGCACGAGAGCGCCCCGTTGGTACGGAATACCTATCTCCCAGCGGCCCGCACCTGGCTATATTTGTCAGCGGAAACTACCGGTGATACGAACCCCATTGCAGGCTTTATTAGTATTCTCGAAGAACAACTGGTAGGGGCGCTGTTCGTCACCCAATCCATGCACGGTAAGGGGATTGGGCAAGCGTTGATGGATTACGTTCAACAACACTACCACGCTCTAACCCTAGAGGTTTATCAACGAAACCTGCGTGCCTATCATTTCTATCGTAAGCAAGGGTTTACCGTTGCAGGGAAAGCCTATAATGCGGAAACCAAAAACACTATCCTGACCCTGCATTGGCAGCGCCCATTTAACTCATCCCTGCTTTAATTCTCCCTGCATCTGACAAATTTTAATAGCCGTATCAAACATGCAACCGCATTACTCTATTCCTGAGCCTATTTTCCTGTGGGAATAAGTGAGGGGTTGAATATGACAAGGACATTGCTAAGCATCCAATTAGCCTTAACTCTCTTAATAACATTACCCCCATTAGCTATTGCAGATAACGGTAAAAATAGAGAGGTTTGTTTATATTCTGAAGATCAATATCAAGTTGAAACAGAAGTAACGGACAACACTGAATATAGTGGATGCAGTAGAAAGGTACGGGATGCCGCTGGCACGCTAGGCTGCGCCTTCATCCCCGCCTTGGCGATTTATAATTATGTTACGCATAGCCATTGTGATCAGGCGGATAAATTATGGCGTCAGATATCACATTGGTTTTCCAATGATAATCAAGACAAGGTGGTATTGGTTAGTGGCCAGTCCCCATTGCTTAAACCACACCCCGCACGGCCCAAATATAGCGATGACGAAGCCAATCTCCTCACGCTGACCTTAAGCAAAATTGACACTCGATTACATAATCAGGCACTCACACTACCGGCCAGCGCAAGATTTTGTAAAACCTCGCTCGATAATATTCTCGCTGCGCGCTATCCCCGCAGCCCGGATGAAAACTGCCCTAGTTGGGTATCAAAAGTCTTGGCCGATTTTACCCTGTTATTCGGTCATTCTGTGCGGGACTGGACGCCTGAGCAACTACAGAATGTCGTTACGCGGATTGACGCACAACACTCAACTGGCTATGTGGGCAGCGATCAGGCCACTGAGGGTCATCTGGTCACTGGCATCCGCGCGATTATCCAACAATTGGGATTGACTGAAACCATCCGGCAGATCACCCACGCATTTCGCTATGCCCAATTAAATTATGCCAATTACGTCGAGCATAATCCCAGCGCTACGCAATCACCTGCCGCCGCACAGGCTCTTCCGTTAGGGGAATATTCACTTTCTCTGGAATCTTATCACTATCCCGCCGAGCCGCCCGCTGTCCGTATTCGTCAGCATAATGAATGGGTGACCAGACCCGACTTACATTTTGCGGTGGAGATCATTGATGCCAACACCACTGACAGGTCAGCTATTCTTCTCGCGCACACAGTGATGGATCATTGGTTTAATACTTATCTTTTCACACCATTAAAAACTGACCAGCAAGGTAACCCCGTCACTGACCTTGACCGCACTATCAGCGCGGCACGCACTACCAGTACCTCACTGTTGCTTGAGTTGGAAAACACCAGTAATGACTATCTGTTTGTGATGGTGAGGCTTGAGGGCGAGATTGTTAGTGTGCTGGGGGCCGCGAAAGGGAACGCTACCGATGAGTTCTATATCGATGTTTCGGTGAGTGCCCCGCGCAATGTACTAACACCAAATGCAGAGGGGAATATTCGCGGAGCAGGTACCGCAGCAGTACATGAATTGGCCCGTTATTTAAAAGAAAATGGAGTGAAAACATTACGCTCTAGCGTTATTTCACAACCCTCTGCCCGAATAAAAATGAAGCTAGGTTTCAAACATGATGAGTTTTGATATTTGCTCAAAT
The sequence above is drawn from the Yersinia intermedia genome and encodes:
- a CDS encoding DNA-3-methyladenine glycosylase I, with the translated sequence MSLQRCGWVTSDPLYLAYHDTEWGIPRTDSQALFEMLCLEGQQAGLSWITVLKKREHYRKCFYNFDPVRVAKMGPDDVEKRVLDSGIIRHRGKIQAIITNAQAYLAMEANGEDFSRFIWSFVDGEPKINHWWCLAESPATTPVSDAMSKALKKRGFKFIGSTICYAFMQASGLVNDHLASCFCHPDNAVK
- a CDS encoding N-acetyltransferase; protein product: MIRPYQPSDLDDLMQLWLTSTIAAHPFVAEQYWHESAPLVRNTYLPAARTWLYLSAETTGDTNPIAGFISILEEQLVGALFVTQSMHGKGIGQALMDYVQQHYHALTLEVYQRNLRAYHFYRKQGFTVAGKAYNAETKNTILTLHWQRPFNSSLL
- a CDS encoding GNAT family N-acetyltransferase, whose protein sequence is MTRTLLSIQLALTLLITLPPLAIADNGKNREVCLYSEDQYQVETEVTDNTEYSGCSRKVRDAAGTLGCAFIPALAIYNYVTHSHCDQADKLWRQISHWFSNDNQDKVVLVSGQSPLLKPHPARPKYSDDEANLLTLTLSKIDTRLHNQALTLPASARFCKTSLDNILAARYPRSPDENCPSWVSKVLADFTLLFGHSVRDWTPEQLQNVVTRIDAQHSTGYVGSDQATEGHLVTGIRAIIQQLGLTETIRQITHAFRYAQLNYANYVEHNPSATQSPAAAQALPLGEYSLSLESYHYPAEPPAVRIRQHNEWVTRPDLHFAVEIIDANTTDRSAILLAHTVMDHWFNTYLFTPLKTDQQGNPVTDLDRTISAARTTSTSLLLELENTSNDYLFVMVRLEGEIVSVLGAAKGNATDEFYIDVSVSAPRNVLTPNAEGNIRGAGTAAVHELARYLKENGVKTLRSSVISQPSARIKMKLGFKHDEF